The proteins below come from a single Tachypleus tridentatus isolate NWPU-2018 chromosome 13, ASM421037v1, whole genome shotgun sequence genomic window:
- the LOC143239005 gene encoding uncharacterized protein LOC143239005 isoform X2, translated as MKMGQKMRQVIALYLLLCPILTGIQAQNTIEEIQASLEILDCTETTCYNIKRMGLFYHLGKYMCHKFADFTE; from the exons ATGAAGATGGGGCAGAAGATGCGTCAAGTTATAGCTTTATAT TTGCTGCTATGTCCAATCTTAACTGGAATACAGGCACAAAATACTATTGAAGAAATACAGGCAAGTTTGGAAA TTCTGGACTGTACTGAAACAACGTGTTACAATATAAAACGGATGGGCCTATTTTATCATCTTGGAAAATATATGTGTCACAAGTTTGCAGATTTTACGGAATGA